The following proteins come from a genomic window of Paenibacillus spongiae:
- a CDS encoding AI-2E family transporter, whose product MISFYRKYWRTAFDIALIALTVYLIMFAFSYLYRIATPIFLSFLIFMFIEPPARWLTRIGLKKSIAAAVSILIFTLVIVGAFVGAGIIVANQITGLAEKLPVYQQILAEEFAQNASVWVDKYKALPPGIIEKAQDAISSITEWGQRIATSFLVSLGGYLTSFSTFIFNFGIGIILAYFLSLEIKDWKKVAREKTPKTFKTAFFFLKDNVFTGIGIYLKSQLKLISVTFIVIFISLLFLGVDNALSISLLAAVFDVLPLLGVSAVFVPWIIYLVIVGKLSLAIWLTALLLVVTLTRQFLEPKITGETLGVSAFTMFAFMIVSMSLFGIAGVILSPILMILIKALYDQRYFHRWISPPKGEFDSSPETPAASD is encoded by the coding sequence ATGATTTCCTTTTACCGTAAATATTGGCGAACCGCGTTCGACATCGCGCTCATCGCCTTGACGGTCTATTTGATTATGTTCGCGTTCAGTTATTTGTATCGAATTGCTACACCGATATTCCTCTCTTTCCTAATCTTTATGTTCATTGAACCGCCTGCCCGCTGGCTGACCCGGATCGGATTGAAGAAATCGATAGCCGCGGCGGTTTCCATTCTTATCTTTACGCTTGTCATTGTCGGCGCATTCGTCGGAGCCGGCATTATCGTCGCCAATCAAATAACAGGCCTCGCTGAGAAGCTGCCCGTTTATCAGCAAATTCTAGCCGAGGAATTCGCTCAGAACGCTTCGGTCTGGGTGGATAAGTACAAAGCGCTTCCGCCCGGTATCATCGAGAAAGCGCAGGATGCCATATCGTCTATTACGGAATGGGGACAGCGTATCGCCACCAGCTTTCTCGTATCATTAGGCGGGTATTTGACTTCGTTCTCCACCTTTATCTTTAACTTCGGCATCGGAATTATTCTAGCGTACTTCTTAAGCCTTGAAATTAAAGACTGGAAGAAAGTGGCCCGCGAGAAGACACCGAAGACCTTCAAGACAGCGTTCTTCTTTCTGAAAGATAATGTGTTCACAGGCATTGGCATCTACTTGAAATCGCAGCTGAAGCTAATCTCCGTCACCTTTATCGTCATTTTCATCTCGCTGTTATTTCTCGGCGTAGACAATGCGCTATCGATTTCCTTGCTTGCAGCTGTATTCGACGTTCTGCCGCTGCTTGGCGTCAGCGCCGTATTCGTGCCGTGGATCATCTACTTGGTTATTGTTGGCAAGCTGTCGCTCGCGATCTGGCTTACGGCGCTGCTGCTCGTCGTCACATTGACGCGGCAATTTCTCGAGCCCAAAATAACCGGCGAGACGCTCGGCGTATCTGCGTTTACCATGTTCGCGTTCATGATCGTTTCCATGTCGCTATTCGGCATAGCCGGCGTCATTCTTTCCCCGATCTTGATGATTCTAATTAAAGCCTTGTATGATCAGCGGTATTTTCACCGTTGGATCAGTCCGCCTAAGGGCGAATTCGATTCGAGTCCCGAAACGCCTGCCGCATCTGATTGA
- a CDS encoding polysaccharide deacetylase family protein, which yields MTFYAFLPGLISRTFGFRVFKKGRAKNEIALTFDDGPDPVYTPQLLDLLKKFNAKATFFVVGIHAERHPELLRRMHEEGHVIGIHNYVHKSNWFMRPGTVKKQIHRTSEIIKKVTGERTVYYRPPWGIVNLFDFSNLGYLQIILWSALFGDWRSRVGSERLQKRMFKKLRPGEVLLLHDCGATLGADRDAPANMLAALEPFLEAGKHRGYEFVTVPDMIKITDRNKSLKPSISWYKRTIVAGWMAWERLFHVLFRIESGGTDSVFHIRVVPYHGKTLHLSDGQTIEDKDEVIELHFDNGKLYRLMTESRSVMHVAIRLIREVEQALPKLAATIAGRKDYERVRGLYGISMINKGAEQFGFSVLELPKGLFDKMTRLYLKFLLRVLHPSGKKRVKDQGGRLSPRIIAMSMEEFNRRYGKEESLKPLWKSAAGYEENLQPSNRTTLSHSTYDNANAAREFTP from the coding sequence TTGACGTTTTACGCTTTTCTCCCGGGACTGATCAGCCGTACGTTCGGTTTTCGGGTTTTCAAGAAAGGACGGGCGAAGAACGAAATCGCGCTTACATTTGACGATGGTCCTGATCCGGTTTATACGCCGCAGCTGCTGGATCTGTTAAAGAAATTCAATGCGAAGGCGACGTTCTTTGTAGTCGGCATTCATGCGGAGAGACATCCTGAGCTGTTGCGCCGCATGCACGAGGAAGGACATGTCATTGGAATCCATAACTACGTGCATAAGAGCAACTGGTTCATGAGACCGGGAACGGTCAAGAAACAAATTCACCGAACCTCGGAAATTATTAAGAAGGTAACGGGCGAGCGTACCGTTTATTATCGTCCGCCATGGGGGATCGTCAATTTATTCGATTTCTCCAATTTAGGCTACCTGCAAATTATTTTATGGTCGGCGCTGTTCGGCGACTGGCGCAGTCGGGTAGGATCCGAACGATTGCAGAAGCGTATGTTTAAGAAGCTCCGCCCGGGTGAGGTGCTGCTGCTGCATGACTGCGGGGCTACCTTAGGTGCCGATCGCGATGCGCCCGCCAACATGCTGGCGGCGCTTGAGCCTTTTCTGGAAGCAGGCAAGCATCGTGGATACGAATTTGTCACCGTACCCGATATGATTAAGATCACTGACCGAAACAAGTCCTTGAAGCCCTCAATCAGCTGGTATAAACGAACAATCGTAGCCGGCTGGATGGCTTGGGAGCGGTTGTTTCACGTTCTGTTCCGCATTGAATCCGGCGGTACGGATTCCGTCTTCCACATTCGGGTTGTACCGTACCATGGCAAAACCCTTCACCTCTCTGACGGACAAACAATCGAAGATAAAGATGAAGTCATTGAGCTTCACTTCGATAACGGCAAGTTATACCGCTTGATGACGGAGTCGCGGTCAGTCATGCATGTCGCCATTCGCCTCATTCGCGAGGTGGAGCAGGCTCTGCCGAAGCTGGCGGCAACAATAGCCGGCCGTAAGGATTATGAACGCGTCAGAGGATTGTACGGGATCAGCATGATAAACAAAGGTGCGGAGCAATTCGGGTTTAGTGTGCTGGAGCTTCCCAAAGGGCTGTTCGACAAAATGACGCGATTGTACTTGAAGTTTCTGCTGCGGGTGCTTCATCCGTCCGGCAAGAAGCGGGTGAAGGATCAGGGAGGGCGGCTGTCGCCACGAATAATCGCCATGTCAATGGAGGAATTTAACCGTCGTTACGGGAAGGAAGAGTCGTTGAAGCCGCTGTGGAAATCGGCAGCGGGGTATGAAGAGAATCTTCAGCCATCCAACCGGACGACACTATCGCATAGCACGTACGACAACGCCAATGCCGCGAGGGAGTTTACGCCCTAA